One genomic region from Phycisphaeraceae bacterium encodes:
- a CDS encoding response regulator codes for MLDNKPRILVVDDEPNLVELLAYNLRAAGYEVETASDGRRGLEKARQLPPDLLILDLMMPELPGLDVARRLRENEATRSVPIIMLTAKGEDADQLRGFRVGADDYMAKPFSVELLLARVDAVLRRSKPKSGQDGAIKVYGPLRIDTGTFQVFLDDELMSLTVTEFRLLSSLLAAEGKVLSRRALIASAMGPGVTVTERTIDVHVTAIRRKLGPHADLILTVRGVGYRTVLPGHEAASSAQ; via the coding sequence ATGTTAGACAACAAGCCTCGAATTCTTGTGGTCGATGATGAGCCGAATCTGGTCGAGTTGCTCGCGTACAACCTGCGTGCGGCGGGGTATGAGGTCGAGACGGCAAGCGACGGTCGGCGGGGTCTGGAAAAAGCCAGGCAATTGCCGCCGGATTTGTTGATTCTTGATCTGATGATGCCCGAACTGCCGGGTCTGGATGTGGCGAGGAGGCTCCGCGAGAACGAGGCGACACGGTCCGTCCCCATCATCATGCTGACGGCCAAGGGGGAGGATGCCGACCAGTTGCGCGGGTTTCGGGTTGGGGCAGACGACTACATGGCCAAGCCATTTTCGGTCGAGCTGCTGCTGGCGCGCGTGGATGCGGTCTTGAGACGTTCCAAGCCCAAGAGCGGGCAAGATGGTGCGATCAAGGTGTACGGGCCTCTTCGCATCGATACCGGGACGTTCCAGGTTTTTCTTGATGATGAACTGATGTCGCTGACGGTGACGGAGTTTCGTTTGCTGTCATCGTTACTGGCGGCTGAGGGAAAAGTGCTTTCGCGTCGGGCACTGATTGCGTCGGCAATGGGGCCTGGGGTGACGGTGACCGAGCGGACAATTGACGTGCATGTGACGGCGATTCGTCGCAAGCTTGGCCCGCACGCCGATCTGATTCTCACGGTCCGTGGCGTTGGCTATCGGACCGTGCTTCCGGGGCACGAGGCTGCGTCGAGCGCTCAATAA
- a CDS encoding PAS domain-containing protein, whose protein sequence is MTAGAMTEHHMKEIGSAAAVACATLVVGLCALWATGWVVAVVSAAAAGMSVWVLVTRDTRRRQMVLASIGGRLTDLASKHGAIGEATEPAVATLGGLERRAAAVSEAIGVAMVRLGDQLHGLEDVIEALDVPLMAVSVDGHVRLANAAACALVGRESEAVKGANLEDLFTEAAVLELMRQAREGRHAAGQVRINRNLMVRVLDTQASPVRLGGGRGVVLSFQDVTDLAMAVQLKTDFVGNASHELRTPIASIRAAVDTLLGPAKNDPQMHTRFAEMIRANVVRLEELVRDLLDLSRFESEESVASCAEVDCLELCADLAQVFEQEHKDRSIELEFQLHQALRRVWTDRSALELVLRNLIENAIKFSHDGGSVRVLGSVVAGEGGLRPGVRIDVIDQGIGIPVSHQQRIFERFFQVDQARSGGAQRRGTGLGLAIVKHAVRRLGGTVEVKSVWKQGTTMTVLLPDSVMGGGVEAEPPRRREVG, encoded by the coding sequence ATGACGGCAGGCGCAATGACTGAGCATCACATGAAGGAGATTGGATCGGCAGCGGCGGTAGCCTGCGCGACGCTGGTGGTCGGTCTGTGTGCGCTGTGGGCAACTGGATGGGTGGTGGCGGTGGTTTCGGCTGCGGCTGCGGGCATGAGCGTGTGGGTGCTGGTGACCCGGGATACGAGGCGTCGGCAGATGGTTCTGGCGTCGATCGGTGGGCGTTTGACCGATCTGGCATCGAAGCATGGGGCAATCGGAGAGGCGACGGAGCCTGCGGTTGCGACGCTGGGCGGACTCGAACGGCGAGCGGCGGCGGTGTCGGAAGCCATCGGAGTGGCGATGGTTCGACTTGGCGATCAGTTGCACGGGCTGGAGGATGTGATCGAGGCGCTTGATGTGCCTCTGATGGCGGTGAGTGTGGATGGGCATGTGAGGCTTGCGAATGCAGCTGCATGTGCGTTGGTGGGACGCGAGTCCGAGGCGGTGAAGGGCGCGAATCTTGAAGACTTGTTCACCGAGGCGGCGGTGCTGGAGTTGATGCGGCAAGCGCGCGAGGGGAGGCATGCGGCAGGGCAGGTGCGCATCAATCGCAACCTGATGGTGCGTGTGCTCGATACGCAAGCAAGTCCGGTGCGGCTCGGAGGGGGACGCGGCGTGGTGCTGAGTTTTCAGGACGTGACCGATCTGGCGATGGCGGTTCAGCTCAAGACGGATTTCGTCGGCAACGCGTCGCACGAGTTGCGTACACCCATCGCGTCGATTCGGGCAGCGGTCGATACGCTGCTGGGTCCTGCGAAGAACGATCCGCAGATGCATACCCGATTCGCGGAGATGATCCGTGCCAATGTCGTGCGGCTCGAAGAACTGGTGCGCGATCTGCTGGACCTGTCAAGGTTCGAGTCAGAGGAATCGGTCGCGAGTTGTGCGGAGGTGGATTGTCTGGAGCTGTGCGCGGATCTTGCACAGGTTTTCGAGCAGGAGCACAAGGATCGCAGCATCGAGCTGGAGTTTCAATTGCATCAGGCATTACGACGTGTGTGGACAGACCGCTCTGCGTTGGAGTTGGTGCTCCGGAATTTGATAGAGAACGCGATCAAGTTTTCACACGATGGCGGAAGCGTACGGGTGCTGGGGTCGGTGGTGGCTGGCGAAGGCGGTTTGAGGCCGGGCGTGCGAATCGATGTGATCGATCAGGGGATCGGGATTCCGGTTTCACACCAGCAGCGGATCTTCGAGAGGTTCTTTCAGGTCGATCAGGCGCGTTCGGGCGGGGCCCAGCGTCGAGGTACGGGGCTCGGGCTTGCGATTGTCAAGCACGCGGTGCGGCGTCTTGGGGGCACTGTGGAGGTCAAGTCGGTGTGGAAGCAGGGGACAACGATGACGGTGCTGCTGCCCGATTCGGTCATGGGCGGGGGCGTCGAAGCGGAGCCGCCACGTCGCCGCGAAGTTGGGTGA
- a CDS encoding PhoH family protein: MNLVIVTISVPNEEERVGMVGVAERNLKMLREALGVHITAREKLIRVEGEPRAAQAAQGVLEQLRAASKAQKGLSREQVLEMITESVGRDGERGPATVGGHGPPWVEDLDVYVRGVRVRPKTPNQRFYLDAMRDMDMVFGIGPAGTGKTYLAVAAAVHLLKHNRAQRIVLVRPAVEAGEKLGFLPGDMQAKVNPYLRPLLDALHDMMDYPTIRRFMDNDVIEIVPLAFMRGRTLNNAVILLDEAQNTTRGQMKMFLTRMGHGSKMIVTGDSTQIDLPDPTQSGLLDAARRLRRVKGIGFVSLTGEDVVRHNLVQRIVAAYGEDDADPLYAGEIGEALLARDDEEAGD; encoded by the coding sequence TTGAACCTGGTGATCGTCACGATCTCGGTACCGAACGAAGAAGAGCGTGTGGGCATGGTGGGTGTCGCGGAGCGGAATCTGAAGATGCTTCGGGAGGCTCTGGGCGTGCACATCACGGCGAGGGAGAAGTTGATTCGGGTCGAGGGCGAGCCTCGGGCTGCTCAGGCGGCGCAGGGGGTGCTGGAGCAATTGCGGGCGGCATCGAAGGCCCAGAAGGGGCTTAGCCGCGAGCAGGTGCTGGAGATGATTACAGAGTCGGTCGGGCGTGATGGGGAACGTGGCCCGGCAACGGTCGGGGGCCATGGGCCTCCCTGGGTTGAAGACCTTGATGTGTATGTCCGTGGGGTGCGGGTGCGGCCTAAGACGCCGAACCAGCGGTTCTATCTCGACGCGATGCGCGATATGGACATGGTTTTTGGGATCGGGCCTGCGGGCACGGGCAAGACGTATCTTGCGGTGGCGGCGGCGGTGCATCTGCTCAAGCACAATCGTGCGCAGCGGATTGTGCTGGTGCGGCCGGCGGTGGAGGCGGGGGAGAAACTGGGGTTCCTGCCGGGGGATATGCAGGCGAAGGTGAATCCATATCTGAGGCCTCTGCTCGATGCGCTGCACGACATGATGGACTATCCGACGATCCGCCGATTCATGGACAATGACGTGATCGAGATCGTGCCTCTGGCGTTTATGCGCGGACGGACGCTGAACAACGCGGTGATTCTTCTGGATGAAGCGCAGAATACGACGCGCGGGCAGATGAAGATGTTTCTGACGCGCATGGGGCACGGGTCGAAGATGATCGTGACGGGCGACAGCACGCAGATTGATCTGCCCGATCCGACGCAGAGCGGGCTGCTGGATGCGGCTCGGAGGCTTCGGCGTGTCAAGGGGATCGGGTTCGTGTCGCTGACGGGGGAGGACGTGGTGCGGCACAATCTGGTGCAGCGCATCGTGGCGGCATACGGGGAGGATGATGCGGATCCGTTGTATGCTGGCGAGATCGGCGAGGCTCTGCTGGCGCGGGACGACGAGGAGGCGGGGGACTGA
- a CDS encoding HDIG domain-containing protein produces MRGRGRAGSVQRRRRSVVREVRELVLSQRVGWSLSVGLVLALVTSVTAVWTREQPLVSVGQVMPETWTARVEFSLVDDQRTELGRETARQNQPRVYVADERVIDEIRRSIERLPEMLAGVSSVDAVGDDTRRRFRLNEERMEAIRAQAGEDLIGTWREQTEQLIGRLMRRPILDEQSWVARQEGLNPQIKLVSHRGVDFVEKISAPMNFGDTASFDRECENLVRLAGFAPLVGPIGAVGESVKHRLVSDGRPTFVFDQAATIAEQAQAAEAVQPVIETIAKGQRVFSRGDVLEPSQFRIYAEEVKQYRAAAGVWAVWTERASVAASVWLIVALLMGYVATFSQKISANLSRLAWLGGVIAASQLLACLASVIEPRYLALTAVVPTVLVAVLLSIAYNRRTAMSIGALMAVLNCVSLDQSVGFFVLLLVGVGAAVWRLPEIRDRQSLVTMSLWVAASLMVAAAITGLMERPFVARAFNEAARDALLAGTSGLLVGGITLFVLPAIERAFDITTNLTLIELRDPKQPLLRELQQRAPGTYNHSLNVASIAESAADAIGANGLLTYVGAMYHDIGKMNKPEYFVENQYGGPNKHDKLSPAMSLLVIVGHVKDGMEIARSFGLPKVLRHFIEAHHGTTLVEYFYHQARKQAMEVTEEGKEQLTAGEDRDHEDERLPDEVDYRYPGPKPRTKEVAILMLADAVESATRTLAEPTSSRIESLVRSLADKRLMDGQFDECDLTLRELRAIVDSISKSLTSIYHGRISYPSGTRGPKTAAAGEKDGTKERSAS; encoded by the coding sequence ATGCGTGGTCGTGGCCGGGCCGGTTCGGTGCAGCGCCGCCGGCGCTCGGTGGTCCGCGAGGTGCGTGAGCTGGTGCTGTCGCAGCGCGTGGGGTGGAGTCTTTCGGTGGGGCTGGTGCTGGCGCTGGTGACGAGCGTGACAGCGGTGTGGACGCGCGAGCAGCCTCTGGTGAGCGTCGGTCAGGTGATGCCTGAAACGTGGACGGCGAGGGTGGAGTTCTCGCTCGTCGATGACCAGCGTACGGAACTGGGGCGTGAGACGGCGCGGCAGAATCAGCCTCGGGTGTATGTGGCTGACGAGCGCGTGATCGACGAGATCCGGCGCTCGATCGAGAGGCTACCCGAGATGCTCGCGGGTGTGAGTTCGGTCGATGCGGTGGGGGATGACACCCGGCGAAGGTTCAGGCTCAATGAAGAGAGGATGGAAGCGATCAGGGCGCAGGCGGGCGAGGACCTGATCGGAACCTGGCGCGAGCAGACAGAGCAGTTGATCGGGAGGCTGATGCGTCGGCCGATTCTCGATGAGCAATCGTGGGTTGCGCGGCAGGAGGGGCTGAACCCGCAGATCAAGCTTGTGAGCCATCGCGGAGTCGACTTCGTCGAGAAGATCTCGGCGCCGATGAACTTCGGGGACACAGCCTCGTTTGATCGTGAGTGCGAGAATCTGGTGCGGCTGGCGGGGTTTGCTCCGCTTGTGGGTCCGATCGGTGCGGTGGGTGAATCGGTCAAGCATCGGCTGGTGTCTGATGGCAGGCCGACGTTTGTGTTCGATCAGGCAGCGACGATCGCTGAGCAGGCCCAGGCAGCGGAGGCGGTGCAGCCGGTGATCGAGACGATTGCCAAGGGCCAGCGTGTGTTCAGCCGGGGCGATGTGCTTGAGCCTTCGCAGTTTCGGATTTATGCCGAAGAAGTCAAGCAGTACCGGGCGGCGGCGGGGGTCTGGGCGGTGTGGACCGAGCGGGCGAGTGTGGCGGCATCGGTGTGGCTGATCGTGGCGCTGCTGATGGGCTATGTGGCGACATTTTCGCAGAAGATCAGTGCGAATCTCTCGAGGCTGGCGTGGCTGGGGGGCGTGATTGCGGCTTCGCAGCTTCTGGCGTGCCTTGCCTCGGTGATCGAGCCGCGGTATCTGGCGTTGACGGCGGTGGTGCCGACGGTGCTGGTTGCGGTGCTGTTGTCGATTGCGTACAACCGGCGCACGGCGATGTCGATCGGGGCGCTGATGGCGGTGCTCAACTGTGTGTCGCTCGATCAGTCGGTGGGGTTCTTTGTGCTGCTGCTGGTGGGGGTCGGGGCGGCGGTGTGGAGGCTGCCCGAGATCAGGGATCGTCAGAGTCTGGTGACGATGTCGCTGTGGGTGGCGGCGTCGTTGATGGTGGCGGCGGCGATCACGGGGCTGATGGAAAGGCCTTTTGTGGCGCGAGCGTTCAATGAAGCGGCGCGCGATGCGTTGCTGGCCGGGACGAGCGGGCTGCTGGTGGGCGGGATCACGCTGTTCGTGCTGCCGGCCATCGAGCGGGCGTTTGATATCACGACGAATTTGACGCTCATTGAGCTGCGCGACCCGAAGCAGCCGCTGCTGCGCGAGCTGCAGCAGCGTGCGCCGGGGACGTACAACCATTCGCTCAACGTGGCGAGCATTGCCGAGTCGGCGGCCGACGCGATCGGGGCCAACGGGCTGCTGACGTATGTTGGAGCGATGTATCACGACATCGGCAAGATGAACAAGCCCGAGTACTTCGTCGAGAACCAGTACGGCGGGCCCAACAAGCACGACAAGCTCAGCCCGGCGATGTCGCTGCTGGTGATCGTGGGGCATGTCAAGGATGGCATGGAGATTGCGCGTTCATTCGGGCTGCCCAAGGTGCTGCGGCACTTCATCGAGGCGCACCACGGGACGACGCTGGTCGAGTATTTCTATCACCAGGCGCGCAAGCAGGCGATGGAAGTGACTGAAGAAGGCAAGGAGCAGTTGACGGCCGGCGAAGACCGCGACCACGAGGACGAGCGTCTGCCCGACGAGGTGGACTATCGGTATCCGGGCCCCAAGCCTCGGACGAAGGAAGTGGCGATCCTGATGCTGGCCGATGCGGTCGAGAGCGCGACGCGCACGCTGGCCGAGCCGACGTCGAGCCGCATCGAGTCGCTGGTGCGTTCGCTGGCTGACAAGCGGCTGATGGACGGGCAGTTTGACGAGTGCGACCTGACGCTGCGCGAGCTGCGCGCGATTGTCGATTCGATCAGCAAGTCGCTGACGTCGATCTATCACGGGCGGATTTCGTACCCGTCGGGCACGCGCGGGCCCAAGACCGCAGCAGCGGGCGAGAAGGACGGGACGAAGGAGCGGAGCGCGTCGTAG